One window of the Thermodesulfomicrobium sp. WS genome contains the following:
- a CDS encoding rhodanese-like domain-containing protein: protein MSPIQHLYPDEVEDLQRSRREGDYLLIDVRQPEEYAQSHIPGARLLPLPALEDRLAEIPADRDVIFYCRSGSRSSVAAALLAEGQRGRTGAIGNLVGGILAWEGHDIRHIPHLETFPRDLPMHQILYRAMNLEKGAHLFYLDLTEETQWADLARELGDVERRHARALYGFWVRHHPAQDHEPFDALFERMDGNVMEGGKPMAAWLAQLHEQAVDRRLRLLEVACEIEYHAYDLYRTLAHRAPAGSEEEQAYLTLANQEKAHIRIVTKALTTHP, encoded by the coding sequence ATGAGCCCTATCCAGCATCTTTACCCTGACGAAGTGGAAGACCTGCAGCGCAGTCGGCGCGAAGGGGACTATCTCCTCATCGACGTGCGCCAACCGGAGGAATACGCCCAAAGCCACATCCCCGGCGCCCGACTCCTACCCTTGCCGGCGCTCGAAGACCGCCTTGCCGAGATCCCGGCAGACCGCGATGTGATCTTCTACTGCCGCTCCGGCAGCCGGTCCTCGGTGGCGGCAGCGCTCCTTGCCGAAGGGCAGCGCGGGCGGACCGGGGCCATCGGCAACTTGGTGGGCGGTATTCTGGCCTGGGAAGGCCACGACATCCGCCACATCCCCCATCTGGAGACCTTCCCGCGGGATCTGCCCATGCACCAGATCCTCTACCGGGCCATGAATTTAGAAAAAGGCGCGCACCTCTTTTACCTGGATCTCACCGAAGAGACGCAGTGGGCAGATCTGGCCCGTGAGCTGGGGGACGTGGAGCGCCGCCATGCGCGAGCCCTGTATGGCTTTTGGGTGCGCCACCACCCGGCCCAGGATCACGAACCTTTCGACGCCCTGTTCGAACGCATGGACGGCAATGTCATGGAGGGCGGCAAACCCATGGCCGCGTGGCTTGCCCAGCTCCACGAGCAGGCAGTGGATCGGCGGCTGCGGCTTTTGGAAGTGGCGTGCGAAATCGAATACCACGCCTACGACCTCTACCGCACCCTGGCGCACCGCGCCCCGGCAGGCAGCGAAGAAGAACAAGCCTACCTCACTTTGGCAAACCAGGAAAAAGCCCATATCCGTATCGTCACCAAGGCGCTCACGACCCATCCATGA
- a CDS encoding methyl-accepting chemotaxis protein: MRFSIGTKLLLGFGATIVATVLVTCVVVGVQLRASSVEGFHAATAKELAQLDRAMSIFVDKALRMTVALASLPVVQQADSSIHSYVAETKKISPKDFVPSPLEQQLREIFAAVAKAHPEYVEVYLGTQWGGFVTSGDALMPPGYDPRKRPWYQTAMQNPQAPSISDAYMSTTGEPVVSNMYPIRNAQGAIVGCMAIDVGLGVLTGLVEKSPLGRTGYVVLVQKDGVILAHPRHKEFNFKNVNEVGSAWATLGRMDSGSAEVEIDGDLYLAQVHTIPGIEWKLIGVMTRAEALGAFWAVLRNVTLAAGALIVVFLALSAVLARSMAVPVRRATAMLQDVAEGEGDLTRQLVVSSQDEIGDMAHWFNTFLQKLRMLLREVVGTGQNVDSASDQLLAIADQLGASVEATASKTAAVASAVQAITERFAAVAAAMEQATQNTNMVATAAEEMSATIGEIATNAERARGVSVKAVSEAGAATSAMSALGDAAQEIGKVTAMITEISEQTNLLALNATIEAARAGEAGKGFAVVATEIKELARQTAGATEEIKQRISGIQSTAQNTANQIHGISEIIEQMSDIIATIATAIEEQSVATREIADNVVQASQGLTEVNTNVAQSSSELRDAAQRVQEVSATAAATRAGAAKVRENAENLHSLAARLRELLGRFRLE, translated from the coding sequence ATGCGATTTTCCATTGGAACGAAGCTGCTTTTGGGGTTTGGGGCGACCATCGTGGCCACGGTGCTGGTGACGTGCGTCGTGGTGGGTGTGCAGTTGCGCGCCTCGTCGGTGGAGGGTTTTCACGCGGCTACGGCCAAGGAGCTCGCCCAACTGGACCGGGCCATGAGCATTTTCGTGGACAAGGCCTTGCGCATGACCGTGGCGTTGGCCTCCTTGCCCGTGGTCCAGCAGGCCGATTCCTCCATTCATAGTTATGTTGCGGAAACCAAGAAAATTTCTCCCAAGGATTTCGTGCCGAGCCCCTTGGAGCAGCAGTTGCGGGAGATTTTTGCGGCCGTGGCCAAGGCCCATCCGGAATACGTGGAGGTATATCTGGGCACCCAATGGGGCGGGTTCGTGACCTCGGGAGATGCACTCATGCCCCCGGGTTATGATCCCCGCAAGCGGCCGTGGTACCAGACTGCCATGCAGAACCCACAGGCCCCTTCCATTTCCGATGCCTACATGTCCACCACCGGGGAGCCAGTGGTAAGCAACATGTATCCCATCCGTAATGCCCAAGGGGCCATCGTGGGGTGTATGGCCATCGACGTGGGCTTGGGGGTACTGACGGGCTTGGTGGAAAAATCGCCCTTGGGACGTACCGGGTATGTGGTGCTGGTGCAAAAGGACGGCGTGATCCTCGCCCATCCCCGGCACAAGGAGTTCAATTTCAAAAATGTCAATGAGGTCGGCTCGGCCTGGGCGACCTTGGGGCGCATGGACTCGGGCAGCGCCGAGGTGGAGATCGATGGCGACCTCTATTTGGCTCAGGTCCATACCATTCCTGGGATAGAGTGGAAGCTCATTGGCGTCATGACCCGCGCCGAGGCCTTGGGTGCGTTCTGGGCGGTACTGCGCAACGTAACACTGGCGGCCGGAGCGTTGATTGTCGTGTTTTTGGCTTTGTCCGCCGTTTTGGCCCGCTCCATGGCGGTGCCGGTGCGTCGGGCAACCGCCATGCTCCAGGACGTGGCCGAAGGCGAGGGAGATCTGACTCGTCAGCTGGTCGTGTCCTCCCAGGACGAAATCGGCGACATGGCTCATTGGTTCAACACGTTCTTGCAGAAATTGCGGATGCTGTTGCGGGAGGTGGTCGGCACGGGGCAGAATGTGGACAGCGCTTCGGACCAGTTGCTGGCCATTGCCGACCAATTGGGCGCCAGCGTGGAGGCCACGGCCAGCAAGACCGCGGCTGTGGCCAGTGCCGTGCAGGCCATCACCGAGCGTTTCGCCGCAGTGGCGGCGGCCATGGAGCAGGCCACCCAAAACACCAACATGGTGGCCACCGCGGCGGAAGAAATGAGCGCCACCATCGGTGAGATCGCCACCAACGCCGAGCGGGCGCGCGGGGTGAGTGTCAAGGCGGTGAGCGAGGCGGGGGCCGCCACGTCGGCCATGAGTGCCCTCGGAGATGCGGCGCAGGAAATCGGCAAGGTGACCGCCATGATCACGGAGATTTCCGAGCAGACCAATTTGCTTGCCCTCAATGCCACCATCGAAGCGGCCCGGGCCGGTGAGGCGGGCAAGGGGTTTGCCGTGGTGGCCACGGAGATCAAGGAACTCGCCCGGCAGACTGCAGGTGCCACCGAGGAGATCAAGCAACGCATCAGTGGGATCCAAAGTACGGCCCAGAATACGGCGAACCAGATCCATGGTATTTCCGAGATCATTGAGCAAATGAGCGACATCATTGCCACCATTGCCACGGCCATTGAGGAGCAGAGCGTGGCCACACGGGAAATTGCCGACAACGTAGTGCAGGCCTCGCAGGGGCTCACTGAGGTCAACACCAATGTGGCGCAGTCGTCGAGCGAGCTTCGCGACGCTGCGCAGCGGGTGCAGGAAGTGAGCGCTACTGCCGCTGCCACGCGCGCCGGTGCGGCCAAAGTGCGGGAAAACGCCGAGAACCTGCACTCTTTGGCGGCCCGTTTGCGCGAGCTTTTGGGCCGGTTCCGGCTGGAGTAG
- a CDS encoding ATP-binding protein, whose protein sequence is MERKKLPIGIQTFAKIRQENCYYVDKTPFVAHLAENGGYYFLSRPRRFGKSLFLDTLAEAFAANRALFTGLYLENHWDWEKRHPVIRLSFAEGRLERREELDRSIRRQLHEHAQRFGMTLCDLEDIPGSFGELITGAAERLGERTVVLIDEYDKPILDNLTDPDTARAMREGLRNLYSVLKGRDADLRFVFLTGVSKFSKVSLFSGLNNLNDITVDERYATICGYTEDDLDAVFGPEFTAAAKEDRALDRDAVRAWYNGYRWGSEESVYNPFDVLLLLRQREFRAWWFETATPTFLVEWLTRHQFFTPRLERLYADDALLSAFDVEAIAPEALLWQTGYVTITRVHRSEDGVEYELGLPNREVRMALNRALVRGLVPELPHAPSFALTTMLKEGDAHGLGEHMRSLFAGIPADWYRKNPMARYEGYFASVFYSHLAGLGVMTIPERICTPGRLDLVVIAGAVVWIFEFKVIDGDTPTGEALRQIQEKGYAAAYRGKAAVARVVEVGVEFSTAKRQIVGWEVA, encoded by the coding sequence ATGGAGCGCAAGAAACTGCCCATCGGCATCCAGACTTTTGCCAAGATCCGCCAGGAAAACTGCTATTACGTGGACAAAACGCCGTTCGTGGCGCACCTGGCCGAGAACGGCGGCTACTACTTCCTCTCCCGGCCGCGGCGCTTCGGCAAATCCCTCTTCCTCGATACCCTGGCCGAGGCCTTTGCGGCAAACCGTGCGCTCTTCACTGGCCTTTATTTGGAAAATCATTGGGATTGGGAGAAGCGCCATCCGGTGATCCGGCTCTCCTTTGCCGAGGGGCGGCTTGAGCGCCGCGAAGAGCTTGATCGCAGCATCCGCCGCCAACTGCACGAACATGCGCAGCGATTCGGCATGACGCTTTGCGACCTGGAGGACATCCCGGGGAGCTTCGGCGAGCTCATCACTGGCGCAGCCGAGCGTTTGGGCGAGCGCACCGTGGTGCTCATCGACGAGTACGACAAACCCATTCTCGACAACCTCACCGATCCGGACACGGCGCGGGCCATGCGCGAGGGCCTGCGCAACCTCTACTCGGTGCTCAAGGGCCGGGATGCGGACCTGCGCTTCGTGTTTTTGACTGGGGTGTCCAAGTTCAGCAAGGTGAGTCTCTTTTCCGGGCTCAACAACCTCAACGACATCACCGTGGATGAGCGCTACGCGACGATCTGCGGCTATACCGAAGACGATCTGGATGCGGTCTTCGGCCCGGAGTTTACCGCTGCCGCCAAGGAAGACCGCGCCCTTGATCGCGATGCCGTGCGCGCCTGGTACAACGGCTACCGCTGGGGAAGCGAAGAGAGTGTCTACAACCCGTTCGATGTGCTGCTGCTCCTGCGCCAACGGGAATTTCGCGCCTGGTGGTTCGAGACCGCCACCCCCACGTTTCTCGTGGAGTGGCTCACGCGCCATCAGTTCTTCACCCCGCGTCTCGAGCGCCTGTACGCCGACGACGCCCTGCTTTCGGCCTTTGACGTGGAGGCCATCGCCCCTGAGGCCCTGCTTTGGCAGACGGGCTACGTCACCATCACCCGCGTGCACCGCAGCGAAGACGGGGTGGAGTACGAGCTGGGTCTTCCCAACCGCGAGGTGCGCATGGCCCTCAACCGCGCCCTGGTGCGGGGCTTGGTGCCCGAGCTTCCGCACGCCCCGAGCTTTGCCCTCACCACCATGCTCAAGGAGGGCGACGCCCACGGCCTGGGCGAGCACATGCGCAGCCTCTTTGCCGGCATTCCCGCGGACTGGTACCGCAAAAACCCCATGGCCCGGTACGAAGGTTATTTTGCCAGCGTGTTCTATAGCCACCTGGCGGGCCTTGGGGTGATGACCATCCCGGAGCGCATCTGCACCCCGGGGCGGTTGGACCTGGTGGTGATCGCCGGGGCAGTGGTGTGGATCTTCGAGTTCAAGGTCATCGACGGCGACACCCCCACAGGCGAGGCCCTGCGGCAGATCCAGGAAAAGGGCTACGCCGCGGCCTACCGGGGCAAGGCAGCAGTAGCGCGGGTCGTGGAGGTGGGGGTGGAATTCAGCACGGCCAAACGCCAGATCGTGGGCTGGGAGGTGGCATAG